From a region of the Myxococcales bacterium genome:
- a CDS encoding TetR/AcrR family transcriptional regulator: protein MGETRERILVTAERLFSERGIEGVSVRAILAAAGANVALAHRHFGGRDGLIEEVLRRAVGPLNEHRLLLLEEVEARGDRTTVEDVLRALFAPGIRWLFEHPDRARLLAQLQTATDPKLRALHRRYFDAPLQRFAEAIVRTVDPRLGPLEFVCRFTFANGALHAAYRLAFDVARLTRERLGPDAVPTERDWVEQIVAFCAAGFRAEIAPSTRFVNGDQKR from the coding sequence GTGGGCGAGACCCGCGAACGGATCCTCGTCACGGCGGAACGACTTTTTTCGGAGCGGGGGATCGAGGGCGTATCGGTCCGAGCGATTCTGGCCGCGGCCGGCGCGAACGTCGCCCTCGCCCACCGTCACTTCGGCGGGCGCGACGGCCTGATCGAAGAGGTGCTCCGGCGCGCCGTCGGCCCCCTCAACGAACATCGGCTGCTATTGCTGGAAGAGGTCGAGGCGCGCGGCGATCGCACGACCGTCGAGGATGTTCTGCGCGCCCTGTTCGCCCCGGGGATTCGCTGGCTTTTCGAGCATCCCGATCGCGCCCGGTTGCTGGCGCAGCTTCAAACCGCCACCGATCCGAAACTCCGCGCGCTGCACCGCCGGTACTTCGACGCGCCGCTCCAGCGGTTCGCCGAGGCGATCGTCCGCACGGTCGACCCGCGGCTCGGGCCGCTGGAATTCGTCTGCCGTTTCACCTTCGCCAACGGCGCCCTGCATGCCGCCTACCGCCTCGCGTTCGACGTGGCGAGGTTGACGCGCGAGCGGTTGGGGCCGGACGCGGTTCCCACCGAACGCGACTGGGTCGAGCAGATCGTCGCCTTCTGTGCGGCGGGATTTCGGGCTGAAATCGCGCCGTCGACGCGTTTCGTCAACGGAGATCAAAAACGATGA